Proteins from a single region of Paraglaciecola sp. T6c:
- a CDS encoding DUF3718 domain-containing protein, with translation MKKVLISLVALTAFNASAGMESSSKVRFAGDSEYSSFCKAVVNDDLGMLKRSLRSKVGQVAASSNDVLRKLVSAEGMKCNGVDLIQFSEQREASQVSAYLKTKNNA, from the coding sequence ATGAAAAAAGTACTTATATCTCTCGTCGCGTTGACAGCCTTTAATGCAAGCGCTGGTATGGAATCTAGTAGTAAAGTGCGTTTCGCAGGTGACAGCGAATACTCAAGCTTCTGTAAAGCAGTAGTAAATGATGATCTTGGTATGCTCAAGCGCAGCCTACGTAGCAAAGTGGGTCAAGTAGCGGCAAGCTCTAACGATGTTCTTCGCAAGCTTGTATCGGCTGAAGGCATGAAGTGTAACGGTGTTGATTTGATTCAATTCTCAGAACAGCGTGAAGCATCACAAGTTAGTGCTTACCTAAAGACCAAAAACAATGCGTAA
- a CDS encoding agmatine deiminase family protein, with the protein MRLLPEWAPQEAIILAWPDQETDWQPWLVDVRQVYLTIMANLNQAGTGVILLIRDQEIPAFKTLSQDFKQPIDRVLLVHADYNDTWVRDYGFLTCHSSGGMQPIEFNFNGWGNKFDANKDNQINQQVLAGLCRLPLQSFDIVAEGGALEIDDAGVLLSTEFCLSNPERNGDMTMSQYRGAFKVALGAKSVHIFQQGHLEGDDTDGHIDTLVRFTPHDGLVVQSAFNVPDDTHYAGLAALVDECKAAMPKHQIFELPLPQVFNQQGERLPASYANYLINNKQILCPVYQQPQDQLAMDIMAKAYPEHTIVPINCLPLVQQFGSLHCISMQVPVSTLTFDISKKLATGVSQL; encoded by the coding sequence ATGCGATTACTCCCTGAATGGGCGCCTCAAGAAGCCATTATTCTTGCGTGGCCTGACCAAGAAACAGACTGGCAACCTTGGCTTGTAGACGTTCGCCAAGTCTATTTGACGATTATGGCTAACCTTAACCAAGCTGGTACTGGTGTCATACTGCTTATTCGCGACCAAGAAATCCCTGCCTTTAAAACCTTGAGCCAAGATTTTAAACAGCCCATTGATCGCGTGCTATTAGTACACGCCGATTATAACGACACTTGGGTACGAGATTATGGCTTTTTAACCTGCCATAGTTCAGGTGGCATGCAGCCTATCGAGTTTAACTTTAACGGCTGGGGCAATAAATTCGACGCTAACAAAGACAATCAGATAAACCAGCAAGTATTAGCAGGCTTATGCCGTTTACCGTTGCAGAGTTTCGATATTGTCGCTGAAGGCGGTGCGCTAGAAATAGACGATGCAGGTGTGTTGCTCTCTACTGAGTTTTGTTTATCGAACCCTGAGCGTAATGGTGACATGACGATGTCTCAATATCGCGGGGCATTCAAAGTCGCTTTAGGCGCTAAGAGTGTGCATATATTCCAACAAGGGCATTTAGAAGGTGATGACACAGACGGCCACATTGACACCCTAGTTCGGTTTACCCCTCACGATGGCCTAGTCGTGCAGTCAGCATTTAATGTACCCGATGACACTCACTATGCCGGCTTAGCAGCCCTGGTCGACGAGTGCAAAGCTGCTATGCCCAAACATCAAATCTTCGAACTTCCCTTGCCCCAAGTGTTTAACCAGCAAGGCGAACGCTTGCCTGCTTCTTATGCCAACTACTTGATAAATAATAAACAGATCTTATGTCCTGTATATCAGCAGCCACAAGATCAACTTGCCATGGATATAATGGCAAAGGCTTATCCTGAACATACAATCGTGCCAATAAATTGCTTACCTTTGGTTCAGCAATTCGGCAGCTTGCATTGTATTAGTATGCAAGTTCCGGTGAGTACATTAACGTTCGACATTAGCAAGAAACTAGCAACAGGAGTCAGTCAGTTATGA
- a CDS encoding carbon-nitrogen hydrolase, with protein sequence MSRTPQTAKTLKVGVVQQAVANNDKQLSWQRSAEQVTKLAEQGCELVMLQELHSTLYFCQQENTDFFDLAEPIPGPATDYFSELAAKLDIVLITSLFEKRGSGLYHNTAVVFDRQLGMVGKYRKMHIPDDPGFYEKFYFTPGDMGFEPIQTSVGKLGVLVCWDQWYPEAARLMAMRGADMLFYPTAIGWDPADTVDEQQRQFGAWQTIQRSHAVANSVPVVVANRTGFEASPVEGDNGIQFWGQSFIAGPQGEILAQADADSEQNLMVELDLARTEQVKRIWPYFRDRRIDAYEDITKRWRD encoded by the coding sequence ATGAGCCGCACCCCACAAACCGCCAAAACCCTAAAGGTAGGAGTCGTTCAACAAGCGGTTGCCAATAATGACAAGCAACTCAGCTGGCAGCGTAGCGCTGAACAAGTCACAAAACTCGCCGAACAAGGTTGCGAATTAGTTATGCTACAAGAATTGCACAGCACCTTGTATTTCTGTCAGCAGGAAAATACAGACTTTTTTGATTTAGCGGAACCCATTCCAGGTCCCGCAACGGACTACTTTTCCGAGCTAGCCGCCAAGTTAGATATTGTGTTAATTACGTCTTTGTTTGAAAAACGTGGCTCAGGCTTGTACCACAACACCGCAGTGGTGTTCGATCGCCAATTAGGCATGGTCGGCAAATATCGCAAGATGCACATTCCTGATGACCCAGGTTTTTACGAAAAGTTTTACTTCACCCCTGGCGACATGGGCTTTGAGCCAATCCAAACCAGTGTGGGTAAATTGGGCGTACTAGTATGTTGGGATCAATGGTATCCAGAAGCAGCTCGTTTGATGGCCATGCGCGGCGCAGATATGTTGTTCTATCCCACTGCAATTGGTTGGGATCCAGCTGACACAGTAGACGAGCAACAAAGACAATTCGGTGCCTGGCAAACCATTCAGCGCTCTCACGCAGTGGCGAATTCAGTGCCTGTGGTAGTGGCAAACCGCACAGGCTTTGAAGCATCGCCAGTAGAAGGTGACAATGGCATTCAGTTTTGGGGGCAAAGTTTTATTGCAGGCCCGCAAGGAGAGATCCTCGCCCAAGCAGATGCTGACAGCGAACAAAACTTGATGGTTGAATTAGATTTAGCCCGTACGGAACAAGTGAAGCGCATTTGGCCATACTTCCGCGATCGTCGTATCGACGCCTACGAAGATATAACTAAGCGCTGGCGCGACTAA
- a CDS encoding serine/threonine dehydratase — protein sequence MPSVNFADISAARLRISRYVRTSELMTSALLNRWLGHEILFKTECLQRTGAFKLRGALNTLLHAKEKGVPIKRVVASSSGNHAQAVAYAASLFDIPATIFSAQNISKIKAAATRAYGAELRLFPLRDEADNAVAQAANEPGTLWIPPFNHPDVIAGQGTVTAEILEQTADVNGIFMPCGGGGLASGSMLAARALSPQTKVIASEPLAGNDAAQSLRLGSIQRLITPAKTLADGAATPVVGEHTYPLIQQLDGFYEVDETQIAYWTQWLQHLLKLHVEPTSAMSMHGVVNYLAKQSAPQKVVVILSGGNIDAQKMQQIWQQDHLINQPSLPSVPLASVM from the coding sequence ATGCCTAGTGTGAACTTTGCTGATATCAGTGCGGCTAGATTACGTATCTCGCGTTATGTGCGTACGAGTGAACTGATGACATCTGCATTACTCAATCGTTGGCTGGGGCACGAGATTTTGTTCAAAACTGAATGCTTACAGCGCACTGGTGCTTTTAAGTTGCGCGGCGCATTGAATACCCTGCTGCATGCGAAAGAGAAAGGTGTTCCCATTAAACGAGTGGTAGCTAGCAGTTCGGGCAATCACGCCCAAGCGGTGGCTTATGCTGCATCTTTGTTTGATATTCCTGCGACTATTTTTAGCGCACAAAACATCTCAAAAATTAAAGCCGCTGCCACTCGCGCTTATGGGGCTGAGTTGCGCTTATTCCCCTTACGAGATGAAGCGGACAATGCCGTGGCGCAAGCCGCAAATGAGCCCGGCACGTTGTGGATCCCGCCTTTTAACCACCCAGATGTCATTGCGGGGCAGGGTACAGTAACGGCTGAAATTCTAGAGCAAACCGCTGACGTGAATGGCATATTCATGCCTTGTGGCGGAGGTGGTTTAGCCTCAGGTAGCATGCTAGCCGCACGCGCGTTAAGCCCACAAACTAAAGTCATCGCGAGTGAGCCACTGGCGGGTAACGATGCAGCGCAATCTTTGCGCTTGGGCAGTATTCAGCGCTTAATAACACCGGCTAAAACACTCGCGGATGGCGCCGCAACGCCAGTGGTAGGCGAACATACCTATCCACTAATACAACAGCTAGACGGTTTTTACGAGGTGGATGAAACGCAAATCGCCTACTGGACGCAGTGGCTACAGCATTTATTAAAGTTGCATGTTGAGCCCACAAGCGCCATGAGTATGCATGGTGTGGTCAACTATTTGGCCAAGCAAAGCGCACCGCAAAAAGTGGTGGTGATTTTGTCTGGGGGAAATATCGATGCACAAAAAATGCAGCAGATTTGGCAACAAGACCATTTAATCAATCAACCAAGTTTACCCAGTGTGCCGCTGGCCTCAGTAATGTAG
- a CDS encoding PH domain-containing protein, which yields MGLLDAIMGNASEIDVSDVSEELAPIIGATEEVQQVFKVVRDMYVFTNKRLLLIDKQGLTGRKVDYHSIPYRAITQFKIETAGHFDLDAELKIWVSGLDQPIEKELKKDTVVGIQQTLATHMFA from the coding sequence ATGGGATTACTTGACGCCATCATGGGCAACGCATCTGAAATCGATGTCAGTGATGTGAGCGAAGAACTAGCACCGATTATCGGTGCCACAGAAGAGGTTCAGCAAGTGTTTAAAGTGGTACGCGATATGTACGTATTCACCAATAAGCGCTTGTTGCTGATTGACAAACAAGGCTTGACCGGCCGCAAGGTGGATTATCATTCCATTCCTTATCGAGCCATCACCCAATTTAAAATTGAAACCGCCGGGCATTTTGATTTAGACGCCGAGCTGAAAATTTGGGTGTCGGGGCTAGACCAGCCGATTGAAAAAGAACTTAAGAAAGACACAGTGGTTGGCATTCAGCAAACCCTGGCGACACACATGTTTGCTTAA